GGTCCCAGCGGGCAAACATCCAGTGCGGCGTCCACCCGGTCACCACGACCCACTCCTCATCATTGATCGATTTGCGGAGTTCGGAGGCCATGCCCGCACTGGAGCTGACGACAAGTTCATAGTCCAGGTCGTATTCTTCGATCGCCTTCTCGGTCATCGCCATGATGCCTGCACCAGGTTCGATGCCGATGATCTTGCCGTCGAATTTCTCGGTCTCATTGTTGAGGTCGGCAATCGAGTCGATGGTCACATAGGACGGGACGACAAGACCGACCTTGGCTCCCTCGAGGTTCTTGCCCACGACCACGAACCGGTCGCCGTACTCCTCCAGGTAGGCCTTGTGAGTGGCCGGAAGCCATGACGATATCGTGCAGTCGAAGTCGGCCGCGGCAAGACCCTGGTAGAGCGGGGCGGCGTCAACGGCGATGATATCGACCGTATATCCGGCCTGCTCGAAGGTCTGCTTCAGGACGTTCGTGCTGGCGATCTCGGAGTCCCAGAGCACATAGCCGATGCTGATCTCCTTCTGTTCAGACGGGGCGGCGCCGCCGTCAGATCCGGTGCATCCTGCCGTGAAGATCACTCCTACGGCCAGAATGGCAATCAGAATCATTCCGGTAATTTTTGTATGATTCATATCAATCTCCTTACTGTTTTTTTGTTCTCTGCTCTGCCGTCAGGCTCTGGGTCACCCGGTCCAGGATGATGGCGAGGATCACGATCGCAAGCCCGCCCTCAAACCCGACACCGATATCAAGGCGCTGGATCCCTTCGAGCACCTTGAAGCCCAGGCCCCGCGCCCCGATCATGGCGGCGATCACCACCATCGAGAGGGCCATCATGATACACTGGTTCACCCCGGCCATGATCGTGGGCATGGCAAGGGGGAGCTGTACCTTGATGAGCTTCTGCTGCTCTGTGGTCCCGAAGGCGTCGGCAAGTTCGATCAAATCCACCGGCACCTGCAGGATGCCCAGGGCCGTCAGACGGATCACCGGGGGCATCGCAAACACCACCGTTGCAATCATGCCGGGCACATTCCCGAGGCCGAAGAAGATGACCGCCGGGATCAGGTAAACAAAGGCGGGCATCGTCTGCATGAAGTCCAGCATCGGCCTGACAATGGCATGCACCGTCTCAGAGCGGGCGGCCATGATACCGACCGGGATGCCGATGATCAGGGCCAGTGCCGTCGAGGCGATGACCAGTGCCAGGGTCTCCATGGCAAGCGACCAGAGCTGCAGGTCCCAGATGAGCAGGAGACCGAGAGCCGCACCGATGGCGAGTAGGGTATTTCTCTTGCTGACAAACCACACTACAACAGCCGCCAGAACGATAAATACCGGGGCAGGGAGCAGGAGGAGGAGATCCCTCAATCCTTCGATGAGAAATTCCAGCACTTCACTGATCCCGTCCAGGAGAAAGCCCAGATTTATCTCGATCCACTCGACGAGAACTTCGACGGCATCGCCCAGCGGGATCTTGGGAAGGTTCATGCCGACTCCTCCTCGTTGGTCTCGGTGATCGCAAGCGCCCCGAGCATGGATCCCCTCACGATGACGCCCTTCAGGCGCTGACGCTCGTCAACTACGGCCACCGGATACGCTGTCGTGGCCACAAGCCCGAGAAGGTCCCTGACCGGTGTGTCGGGAGTGGTGACCGGCGTGTCGGTAATCATAATTTCTTCAAGTGTTTTCTTGG
This genomic interval from Methanofollis fontis contains the following:
- a CDS encoding ABC transporter permease, coding for MNLPKIPLGDAVEVLVEWIEINLGFLLDGISEVLEFLIEGLRDLLLLLPAPVFIVLAAVVVWFVSKRNTLLAIGAALGLLLIWDLQLWSLAMETLALVIASTALALIIGIPVGIMAARSETVHAIVRPMLDFMQTMPAFVYLIPAVIFFGLGNVPGMIATVVFAMPPVIRLTALGILQVPVDLIELADAFGTTEQQKLIKVQLPLAMPTIMAGVNQCIMMALSMVVIAAMIGARGLGFKVLEGIQRLDIGVGFEGGLAIVILAIILDRVTQSLTAEQRTKKQ
- a CDS encoding glycine betaine ABC transporter substrate-binding protein, with protein sequence MILIAILAVGVIFTAGCTGSDGGAAPSEQKEISIGYVLWDSEIASTNVLKQTFEQAGYTVDIIAVDAAPLYQGLAAADFDCTISSWLPATHKAYLEEYGDRFVVVGKNLEGAKVGLVVPSYVTIDSIADLNNETEKFDGKIIGIEPGAGIMAMTEKAIEEYDLDYELVVSSSAGMASELRKSINDEEWVVVTGWTPHWMFARWDLKYLDDPKGVYGGEEYIATLARAGLQEDKPEAYAILERFNWTAADMESVMLDIENGMSEDEAASKWINEHQDQVDAWIGA